A window of the Lactobacillus gasseri ATCC 33323 = JCM 1131 genome harbors these coding sequences:
- a CDS encoding exonuclease domain-containing protein, whose translation MSISVIQGVLRIPAAQDKIRQKGIEKPGFPENYTLIDVETTGLSPYRDRITEMGGLKVRHGEVVATFSELVKFPDSNKVPTFITKLNGIDEAAIEEKGLPVQEAIKKYREFIGSDPIVGYNVNFDLNFVYDLAEKYHLTVLNNDYVDVYRLARSFYPQERHNRLLDCMHRMNIAENQEHRGLDDCLDTKKVFDEFHKLFKQEHMLRAQEAVKTLDLTSEWPDIVKQTQAFHSPFIHKKVVIAGDLDLDEYELTNVVKNLGGFIQEEVGLDTDYVLVGDHDFFRTDVTELNKARALKKQGQNIRTWSESFFLNVLDNWARS comes from the coding sequence ATGAGCATTTCAGTTATTCAAGGTGTGCTACGAATTCCAGCTGCTCAAGATAAAATCCGCCAAAAGGGAATTGAAAAGCCTGGTTTTCCAGAAAATTACACCTTAATTGATGTTGAAACTACTGGTCTTAGTCCATATCGTGATCGAATTACCGAAATGGGCGGTTTAAAAGTGCGTCATGGGGAAGTAGTAGCAACTTTTTCAGAATTAGTGAAGTTTCCTGATAGTAATAAGGTACCTACTTTTATTACTAAATTAAATGGAATTGATGAAGCAGCTATTGAAGAAAAAGGATTACCAGTTCAAGAAGCAATTAAAAAGTATCGTGAATTTATTGGCAGTGATCCAATTGTTGGCTATAACGTAAATTTTGATTTGAATTTTGTTTATGATTTAGCTGAAAAGTATCATTTAACAGTTTTAAACAATGACTATGTAGATGTTTACCGTTTGGCGCGTAGCTTTTATCCACAAGAGCGACATAATCGCTTACTGGATTGCATGCATCGAATGAATATTGCAGAGAATCAAGAGCACCGTGGCTTAGATGATTGTTTAGATACTAAAAAGGTTTTTGATGAATTTCATAAACTATTTAAGCAGGAACATATGCTTAGAGCGCAAGAAGCAGTTAAAACCTTAGATTTAACCAGTGAGTGGCCCGATATTGTTAAGCAAACACAAGCCTTTCACAGTCCTTTTATTCATAAAAAAGTGGTAATTGCTGGTGATTTAGATCTAGATGAGTATGAATTAACTAACGTGGTAAAAAATCTAGGCGGCTTTATTCAAGAAGAAGTGGGGCTAGATACTGATTATGTCTTAGTTGGCGATCACGATTTCTTCAGAACAGATGTCACCGAATTAAATAAGGCAAGAGCCTTGAAAAAACAAGGACAAAATATTAGAACTTGGTCAGAAAGCTTTTTCCTAAATGTACTTGATAATTGGGCGCGTAGTTAA
- a CDS encoding low temperature requirement protein A, translating to MQAILNKRVSKIALFYDLVFVYMISKTTEILHHLEHGLVSPTSFALFALIVIIFINSWMVQTVFTNRYGIGSWADIAFYFIDMMILLYMSNSFDTNNLTEMKILFISAGLLSLTLASHYLINYFQTKSEIDQNISRAFFLILIFRSIALIIGGLLDNIPGFVLAVIGIIFSWLMPILTTKYTIKHPIIFPHLLERLNLLVIIIFGETIIGIADYFRPNTFSLYSILIFLTVAILFFTYALQFDKFTDEDQDDVTGNALIYLHYLIIFGISLITVSIKFIHETDANSWFAVLCLYCGISLFYLGLLFATRYNKPQFKLRKSTILVFLITTLIGAISCLIWSSFEVITILTFIIVAINICWLVHLNLPHIKKGILL from the coding sequence ATGCAAGCAATTTTAAATAAGCGAGTTTCAAAAATTGCCTTATTTTATGATCTCGTTTTTGTCTACATGATCTCTAAAACAACTGAGATACTTCACCATCTTGAGCATGGCCTTGTTTCTCCTACATCTTTTGCACTATTTGCATTGATTGTTATTATCTTTATTAATTCATGGATGGTTCAAACTGTCTTTACTAATCGCTATGGTATAGGTAGCTGGGCAGATATTGCTTTTTATTTCATTGACATGATGATTCTGCTTTACATGTCTAATTCATTTGACACAAACAATCTAACTGAAATGAAAATCTTATTTATTTCTGCTGGCTTACTTTCTCTTACTTTAGCAAGTCACTACTTAATTAATTATTTTCAAACCAAAAGTGAAATTGATCAAAATATTTCCCGGGCATTTTTTCTAATTTTGATTTTTAGATCAATTGCTTTAATCATTGGCGGACTATTAGATAATATTCCCGGCTTTGTTTTAGCAGTTATTGGAATTATTTTTAGTTGGTTAATGCCTATTTTAACCACAAAATATACTATTAAACATCCTATTATTTTTCCTCACTTACTTGAAAGATTAAATCTTTTAGTAATTATTATCTTTGGTGAAACAATTATTGGAATTGCCGATTATTTTCGGCCTAATACTTTTTCGCTTTATTCAATTCTAATCTTTTTAACGGTTGCTATCTTGTTTTTCACCTATGCATTGCAATTTGATAAATTTACTGATGAAGATCAAGATGACGTTACGGGAAATGCTTTAATTTATTTGCATTATTTAATAATCTTTGGAATCAGTCTAATTACTGTCAGCATTAAATTTATTCACGAAACAGATGCTAATTCTTGGTTTGCTGTCTTATGTTTATATTGCGGGATTAGTTTATTTTATTTAGGACTACTATTTGCAACACGCTATAATAAACCTCAATTCAAATTAAGAAAGTCTACTATTTTGGTTTTTCTAATTACGACTTTGATCGGAGCAATTTCTTGCCTTATTTGGTCTAGCTTTGAAGTAATTACAATTCTAACTTTTATAATCGTAGCAATTAATATCTGCTGGTTAGTCCATCTCAATCTTCCCCACATTAAAAAAGGAATCCTACTATAG